In the genome of Vicia villosa cultivar HV-30 ecotype Madison, WI linkage group LG7, Vvil1.0, whole genome shotgun sequence, one region contains:
- the LOC131617963 gene encoding UPF0481 protein At3g47200-like codes for MGSETTPQIHHIVNIPEIIEPMLHEQCCIYKVPNHLHKLNEEAFTPKFISIGPFHCHNSELKQEKQKQRYFHAFWKRLSNKQVLALVQYKVFLEENKESIAKCYSKHDVCVLDGFVEMILLDSVFIMELFLRKGNESEQKNDFMFMTSWIYRITQRDLLLLENQIPMFVLEELHKRVLGENCVGFIELAFNYFEDYYPQKLRLKDEMIRNCESCKHFTDLIRYSYLPRKIQEKGVNQSENFTKFSSKYVLRTATKLNEAGISFEKVQGKSYCDIKFKKTPILNWFLCLGCIPCFKFVETKLQIPHLKVDQSTECVLRNLIAFEQCHYSDQPFVCNYVSLIDSLIHTHEDVELLVDTEIISHELGSHAELATLVNCLCRYVVVTSNCYGEMVKELNEHYNNVWKHYMGMMRSVYFRDPWRLSSTVVGVSIFLFALVNFLKVIGVFSPRY; via the coding sequence ATGGGTTCTGAAACAACACCACAGATTCATCACATAGTTAACATTCCAGAAATAATTGAACCTATGTTGCATGAACAATGTTGCATTTACAAGGTTCCTAACCATCTTCACAAGTTGAATGAAGAAGCTTTTACTCCAAAGTTCATCTCAATAGGTCCTTTTCACTGTCACAATTCAGAGTTAAAGCAAGAGAAACAGAAACAAAGGTACTTTCATGCATTTTGGAAACGATTatcaaacaaacaagttttaGCTTTGGTTCAATATAAGGTTTTTCTTGAAGAGAATAAAGAGAGTATTGCTAAATGTTACTCTAAGCATGATGTTTGTGTTTTGGATGGATTTGTTGAAATGATTTTGTTAGATTCAGTTTTCATTATGGAGTTGTTTTTGAGGAAAGGGAATGAATCTGAACAGAAGAATGATTTCATGTTTATGACTTCATGGATTTATAGAATCACTCAAAGGGATTTGTTGTTGCTTGAAAATCAGATTCCTATGTTTGTTTTGGAGGAGTTGCATAAAAGGGTTTTGGGTGAAAATTGTGTTGGTTTTATTGAACTTGCTTTTAACTACTTTGAAGATTATTATCCTCAGAAGCTTAGGTTAAAAGATGAAATGATTCGGAATTGCGAATCTTGCAAACATTTCACCGATTTGATTCGGTATAGTTATCTTCCGAGAAAGATTCAAGAAAAGGGTGTGAATCAATCGGAAAATTTTACTAAATTTTCGTCGAAATATGTACTTAGGACAGCGACGAAGTTGAATGAAGCAGGCATTAGCTTTGAGAAAGTTCAAGGTAAAAGCTATTGTGACATAAAGTTTAAGAAAACACCAATCTTGAACTGGTTTTTGTGCTTAGGTTGTATACCATGTTTCAAATTTGTGGAAACTAAGTTACAGATCCCGCATTTGAAAGTCGATCAATCGACGGAATGTGTTTTAAGGAACTTGATTGCGTTCGAACAATGTCATTATTCGGACCAACCTTTTGTATGCAACTATGTTTCTTTGATTGATTCTTTGATTCATACGCATGAAGATGTTGAGTTGTTGGTTGACACGGAAATCATTAGTCATGAGCTCGGGAGTCACGCGGAATTGGCGACTTTGGTTAATTGTCTTTGCAGATATGTTGTGGTGACATCAAATTGTTATGGTGAAATGGTGAAGGAGCTGAATGAGCattataataatgtttggaaACATTATATGGGAATGATGAGATCGGTTTATTTTCGTGATCCTTGGAGACTTAGCTCAACTGTTGTTGGAGTTTCTATTTTCTTGTTTGCCCTTGTCAATTTTCTTAAAGTTATTGGTGTGTTTAGTCCTAGATATTGA